Part of the Centroberyx gerrardi isolate f3 chromosome 11, fCenGer3.hap1.cur.20231027, whole genome shotgun sequence genome is shown below.
AGGGTTACTCACCACCAGGAGTCCGGTCTGCCTCAGTCTGTTAGCAACAGACCGGCGGCTCCTCTCACTCCTTCCCGGACAGTCAGAGGAAAGTCTCTCCTCCCTTGGCGCCAGGGATGCTGCTGGGCTCTGCCTGGTCACCCGGTGTGCGATCGGGTTTCCCCCCGTGCGTTGTCGGGCTGATGATATCCACTAGGGTGCTAGCTAACGGTTAGCACCAAAGCTAATGAAGTCCGAAGTCCACATGTGCTAGCTTAGCGATAGCGTGCAGTTAGCTTAGCGGTTAGCTTAGTTGAAACTCAAACTAAACTTcgacactgaacacactgtattGACTTAACATAGCAGCGACTGCAAATCACTGTGTTTCACAACTTCAATATTACACTTATTAAAGCGCATTGACAGCATTACACTGAATTTCTGGAGCTTCTCTCCGCCCTCACACCGAGACGGCAGTCCAGCGAAAAACCAAAACATGAACTCCTCTCACACAGCCTTGCTTCACGCGCTGTTGTAGTTCTCCCGCCCCCCAGCCAATGGTAGCTAAGGAACTTGACGTTGCCTCATGACTGATCAATTAGAGGTAGAATACAACAAACAGCAATATATGATGTGAAATTAGAATAAGCAGGCTAGTTTGTAACACTTCCCCACGTGTAACCAACTGTACCTTTCAACCGAACttcttatgctgcattcactgtCATCAGTAAATTACACTACTCCCCCATGTAAATGGTTACAGACATTTAAACACTatattacatacacacagaaaacagaaaatatcctAGGATTGTGAACAAAATAACCCAGGGGGTTACAAATAGCTAGCATTATCAGTCAGCAAGTGGCaaaaaccacaggtgaattttgaagccaatactgAAGTGTCCTGAAGTGAAATGTTCCTCTAACGTCTgctagaggccggctccaaaaagactccaaactgCCCAactctatcaatcaatcaatcaatcaatcaatcaaactttatttgtatagcacatttcatgcaagcaaatgcagctcaaagtgcttcacaacagaTAAAAAAATGCAGTAGAATAACGGAAAAGGAGACAATGTATATGAGTAGAATAAAATGGGAACATTAAAATTTAAGATTTTAATTTAAGAAAGTAAACAATATtataagattaaaataaaaaacattatacctaaaaacattaaaaaaaaacttccatgaagtcaatgggaccacaacccaacttctactaaaaatataaagtcaatgaAATTTTTCCACACGAGGTTTTGGCCTCAGTAGATGTGTGTCCTTAtagagattttcaaaataaccaTGTCATTAACGTGTCATTAACGTGTCATTAACgtgtcattaacaggatataacgGATATAACATGGTGTTGTTTCGGGTTGTTtgcctagtgattgacaggtcgccatGCATCACCTATTATGGGCCAATAGTAGGCAGCACTTTGCCACCATGGCTCCATGCTTTGCCTTGCTTTGgttccaaaaaatgtcaacatggagccgactgtaaacacaatctccaggcatcaaaacggcccttcagaagtcaatgggtgacatcacactcactagtccatctgtttttacagtctatggtcaGCACAGCGGTGTGAAACATTGCTGAGTTGTATTTGCAGACCAAAGAAGAGCTATTTGCTGTAAATCAGCACAACAAATGTAGAATACAAAgtgttgtatttattttcaccATGAACACAGTGAACAACAGCAGCACTGGCTCTTCCACTACACACATCATGCAGCGTGTGTGGGGCCCACACATGCTGATGGGACATCCAGCCATCCATTACTCCAACAAGGCCTGAAACGGCCTTGTTGGAGTAATTCCAGGCTTCCACACAGAAGAACCGGTTGACCTCCCTTGAGAAATAACAGCTGATAATGATGTAAATATTTATCCAGAGCATTAGTGATTACCTGGAGGCTTATGTCTCCAGTGATTAAATGAATTATTGATATGTTTTAATAATGGAGCAGGGGAGGCTTCTGACTGACACCTCCCTTCTAATTGGCTCCTCAGGAGTGGAAGTTTTCCTCGAACTTGTCAACAGGTCTCAACTTTCAGGCCTTGACAAGTTTAGGCCCTGCGGGATTCATTCATGCTAACAAGGACTACAGCTTCACATGGGTGAATCCTTCTAACTATGAACTAGATAAAGCATATAGCATTTCTACAAAATGATTAAGTTTAATTCACTTTTCCAACTCTGTTGCTTGTATGTAGCTTGACCAGTTTTCCAAGTTGGTTCTCTGAAACAGTTCCCAGTCACAAAAGAGACAAATGGAAGTGAATAAAGATGGAGGCTTCCTGGATTGACTTGACGCCTATTCTTCCTGGTTTccacattaaagtaataatctgtggcattttcatataaataaaatgttgttACTTTCCATTGCCAATAGatttaacacaatagtgatccaacctatatccacttcatgaaagcttttacatatATGCATATTGGGAATGCGGAAGCTGAATACAACGGAGGCAGACTCGttttgcattaaataattgataaaagAGCAATCGtatggcgtcagaagacttggattatgctgcatgagctgtatggagaacatttatggacatttttaccctttttgaagcctaaaggactggcctccatttactgcagttgtttggaagaaagcttctcTGGCAGTGAGCCTGGCGAACTCCTGGTACGTTGCATGAAGAAAAAACTCATCAACTcatttgtactggcatgaggatgagtagataatgacccaattttaatttttgggtgatcAATCCCTTTAATGTTACCACAGATTTTTGATGGGTTACAGACATGCAACTCAAAAAATTCACCTTTGCCCCTAGTGGTCAAATATGGTAGTATTCTCTCTCACAGAGTTACAGGGCTCTATGAAGTGTCTTATGAATGATTGAAACCTCCAATTGTGGATTGAATTTACTGACATGTATAATACAATCCATATAGTATTTCCTGTAGATTCGCTTGATCATATGTTTCTGGTAAAAGGTGTGCTTTTGTCCATTTCCACATGGTCTGATCAACATGATTTCCAGTTATAGcatatataacttttttttttcggcTGTAGTGTTTTGCTGAGTGTGGAAGTATCGAAGACTCTGGGccatgattttattattattttattttgccttattttatttcttttatctattttttattaAGGTTATTCTGTTCTTATTGCTGACAAGTAAAAGAGCAAATTGGCACATGATCACCCACTTTGTACATGCTGGACTTGTCCACCTGTCGCTGGATAGGCAGCAGCAAGCACAGCTACGTCCTCATATCTTATATCCTGAATGCCATGTGGTACATAATTGTATGTATCTAAGCTGACTAACTCAGTCAGATAGGTcaatgatgaaatgatcagttcagtcaaaaacagcacagaatttAATCATGTCTATCTATTTTGATGGACAAGTTATACGATTAGAAAAACATCAACTGTTCACACCCACCGCTGGGTTaggcccaagagctgaggacctttaatatggctgccagagggtgagTTATGTCATCTGAAAACCCTCTATTGCATGCCTCCAGTTTAACATATGGTTAAGATACAGAATAAGAGAAGACTGTCCATTCTCTTTGTTGGCaacatacacacgtgcacacatacacttacgCAACACATGTAAAATgattgtaatgtgatgtaaatattgtaatttttgTATGATCATGTCACACGTATGAGAATGTCACTACTTATTATGTGTTCAATTAACTAATGTACTTTTGGTAATGATGATATGTTATGACCATTTTTAAGTAGTAGAAAAGCCTAACCAGGGACAGGGGTGGCAAATTAGCCTTGGCTAGAAATCCCATATGCAACACAACTGTATCATGTTATTGTAACCTattacaatgtttgttttgcattgtccctgacaaataaactaataaataaataaataaataaaaggaaataGCTGACTCTCTTTTAAGGTCTCAtaccaacaacaaaacaatacgGCAATATGGACATAAGTCAGAAAAGGTGGACTTCTGCTGACTACTCCAAACAAAGTTTGTTACGTTACTATTGTTGTGGCAAAGTTGTTTTTCCACTGCTGAAATCCTCTGaggtgtcagagagagaaatcccTTCTGTCTGATCCGGTCCCCTGGTaactcatttacacacattaaatattcaaacccTTACTGACCTTTCTAATCTTCAGGGTTGTCATGAATGTTTTCAGTAAATATTGACAGGATTAAAGCCTACCATGGGTGTGTTTATCAGGCATCTTCATGGAGATGATGTACAGGCTACCTCTGGGGAGACAGAATCTGCCAAAGTTTACCAAGACACTGAAAGTACAAACAAGTacaaagtgaaaagagaaaactTCACTTGGACCTGATGCCCTCAAAGGTTAAGGTTGTATATCATGTAAAtaactgcactaggcaagattttttacGCAAAACtccagctgtcttatcagctAAATCATAAAGTGGGGCTACagcatcccatccctactaactgagatgctgtagattctccctgtttgtccaaatttaATTCTGGTGTCGGTTGGACTGGTGGGAAGTCTTCCACGCAGGAGGTGACGAATCCAAATTTaacagtgaaatccaaaagtgtctcctaaacagcagagaacaagcgctccgtccagagaaagctggactcaccagtgTTAGAacttttgtctctctcatccctttggtatcctttggtataggGAGCCGAAGTCGACGTCATCCCAGCCCGGCTGCGGTTCACTCCTGTCTATTCCAGTACATTGCAGATTACTTGATATAGGCAAACTACAAACTGTACGCTCCTCACACTACATTACCAGTATCTGCTCACCTTCGCTTTGTTTGGTGCCTAAGAACTAATCTGCAGACTGAAGAGGGCACTAGCCGAAACGTTTGCATTTATGAGAAcataaaagtttattttttgagTGCGAACCATTTTCTCGACTGACAACTTAGTAGTTCGAAATGTTCCAAATACGTGACGGTGACAATCATTCATATGAACTCCTTCTTTGGCAATATACAGCATTATCCGTGGTGAAAATAATTACAAATCAAGCCATGTTGAAGAGTTTAGGCAATATCAGGGGCGGCTAAGATGTCTAGTCAGAGCTAGCCTGAGggacaaagtttacaaagtcTAGTGTACACTGTCACCAACCAGAATAATTTTGGTACACTCCTTACTGTGAAGAGAAGCcatttcatgggaaatgtagttcaaTAACTGCACTTGTAAGTACACAATCTTGTACCCAAGCCTTTTCCCTAGTCTCATAATTGCCTATGTAACTGTGGGACCCACAAGATGGTTTTGAACACAATCTATTGCTTTGTGTAGTTGATATAAGAAGTGCCTCCCTCCAGTTTACTCAGGTTATTTTACAGGATTTCTGTGTGGCCACCaatgtgcgaagttgcctagttgCAGCTTTAATCACGCCAAGCTACGAtgaagataagatgaaactttaatgatagACAACCCATTTTCCCATggggatcattcaagtttcatcttatcacACTATCCCTCTGTCATGGAAAACTTCGCATATAAAACCAATACCCAAAATTCCATGTCCAAAAGAACATAAGGACTTTAGACCAATAGCCCTTACCTCAGTGATTATGAAATCTCTAGAAAGAATTATGCTCCGATATCTTGTCAGTACAACAAAAGACAAACTTGACCCATATCAATTTGCTTATAAGCAGGGTTGTGGTACAGAAGACGCTGTTGCCACTTTGGTTCATATAATTTCTAAACATTTAGACAAACCCGACACCTACGCAAGAGCCCTCTTTCTAGATTTTTCGTCTGCTTTCAACACAATACAAGCAGACATTTTGGTGTAAAAAATGGTCCAGCGGGAACTGAATCCCTATTTGATTCATTGGTATGCCTCTTTTCTCACTAACAGAGTACAGATTGTAAAGGTGAACAAAACCCTTTCATCTGCCATCATGACCAATGTTGGGGCCCCCCAGGGTTGTGTGAGTTCAACCatgcttttcactttttataCCGACGATTGCCGTATAGATACAccaaatcaatatattttaaaGTACTCTGATGATACAGTTCTAATATCTCTGTTAAGTAACTCAGGCAACCCTGGGCTGCACCAACTTGGCGTGAACAAACTGGTCGAGTGGAGTGATAATAATGCTCTTGAGATGAACACAAAGAAAACGGAAGAGATTGTATTTGGCTCACCATCTGACTCTCATAAAATTTCTATTGTTATCCATAATGAAAAAATCAATCaggtattttcatataaatacttGGGTGTAATGATAGACCATCTATTATCCTGGAAAGACCACATTGAAACTGTCtgtaaaaggacaaaacaaagaatttGGTTTCTTCGCCGCCTTAGGTCTTTTGGGGCAAGTAGACaaattcttcttttgttttttacttctgtGATTATGAGTGTTCTACAGTATTGTAATAATACATGGTACAAGTGTTTGTCCACTACTTTAAAGTCAAAACTGCTCCACCAAATAAAAATTTGCTCAAAGATCGTAGGCCAATCACTTGAGAAACTCTATGAATCAGCCTACCATAATAACATATTAAGGCTGGCCAACAACATCGTCTCTGACTCCGACCACGTCCTGAACAGCGAATACAAACTGTTACCATCAAATCAGAGATATAGGGTTCCACGAtttaatagggttagactgaagcactcttttgtacaccagtcaatcctaaaattaaatatagagcttaatcccagatcaaatgcacgttgaagggccttgaatactgtcttttgtgattgtaatgatatgttgaatgtatatatctttgtgtcctgtcttaatttttgtcttttttgtgatgttgcaaatggagctgctgtgatgcaagaaaaatttcagactagatctgacaataaagtattatcatcattatcatcatcataagCTGTAAACTAAGCTTTCAGAGTTGGACATCAAACATGTAGAAAGGACTTTTGGGGGGCAGCAGCCTTGAGGTTTGAGAAGTGGACTTGTGAGCGGGAAGTTTCTGGTTCGAATACCAGCTTGGATGTGGTGAATGAGAAATGTTCTTCCCTTGCTGAACAACTATCATTGAGAtacccatgagcaaggcaccaaaCCCCCAACTGGTCCAGTGGAGCTACTCAGTAGACACCAGCTGAAGTAAAATATATGAGGGGGAGCTCTGTGGGGCTTGTGtaagcagcagagacagacacagagcagatgCCTTGAATTCTTTAGTGATGTAGTTGCAGGGACTTACAGATGAGATGAGAACAGATGTATGGACATTGAGTTTGATTACGCATCCTGAGTCAAGCAGCCTTTGAACCTCAGCATTGTAGACAGCAGCCTTTGCAGGACCTTTAGTCAGTCTCTTCTCAGTACTCCTGAGATTTGCCATTACAGACTCCTTGGTAGCCTGCAGAAGGGGAGCACCTATAATGTGCAGCAAGGGGGTAGCCTTATTGTGTCCTGGACTCCAGTGTGTCTGCGGCCTGTTGGTCCTGACAGGACCGTGTGAAGGCATGCCTTGGGGGTGGCAGTTGCATCTCTGCCGATAGGCGACAGGGTTGCTTTGTGGAGTAGGCGGCTCATCAGCCTGATGGCGCTGTGCCATTTTCAAGGACAGACGGTGGGCTTCTGCCTTAAACTGAAGCCATGAACCTGCAAGTGCTCACTGAAGCTATCCGTGTACACCAGTAGAAGTCAAAATGAAACAGGGATAATGAACATTGCTTATGTAATAATCTTATCAAAttaatctattttttcttttagaaaATAAAGCaatgcttagcaccaaagatggagactaaatcaGTAAAGCAAGAATCTGAGCTTTCTTGCTGAACAAACTtagacaaaacacacagagaaaataagaataacaaacactctcattcacacacacatgcacacacacactaaaatgtTCCAGGTCACTTTGTTGTCCCCCACAATGAAATCGGGGCAGGGACTATATATCGGCCctggggcctcatgtataaaagtCTGCGTAGATTTCATACTGAAAGATAACGTACTCACAAGGAAAGGTGCGCAGGTCCTGCGCACCTTTCCTATATACATCCTAATCAATGTGAAATTGAGCGGACATGCACAAGCCTCTCACCccgccttgtctcctcccagaactaactatgcaaatgactataaatGCGCCCCTCTTGTCACTTTCTTGTCAAAAAACAATGGCGAATATGCGGCGTGTTCCAAATATTTCCAGTGTGCTATTACGCACGCAGTGTCTTTGTAAATAATGCAAAATTGCACAAATAAACTGATtcaaagataaaaacaatatgTGCTGTGTTCAGTGTTCTCTGCTCTGCCGCTCCAAATATGGACAATGTGCTTTTCTTTTTGATTTTGTACTTTTATGAACGGGTTGCCTTTCTTCTCTTACCGTTCAGTCCCACAGTCAGCGCACAGCTTCGAtggtttgtgtgagcaggtactacacacaaatcATTTGGACATCACATAGTTGTTCCAGTCCATTGGCCCACCTGACACTGCATTTTCTTCCCAGAGAGATGGATCTCTGTGCACCTCAGCAACTGTACAGTCCCTGATGTGCATTAACATgtccatgtcacataaacaaagaaaactgtctTTACTGGCGATCTTGGTTTTGGCACAGGGAGAGGGGCCTGctgtcatctgtgggaaattagtttcacAGGTTTTCCATTGCGCCTGTCTGTCTCAACGGGTCAGTCGTTCACGTACTTCGAGCGAGCCGGAGGGCAGAGAGACACGCATTAATACATACCCATGTACTGAGGGTTTTATGCAAATTGCAATGAGTGCTTGTATCTATTTCCTAAGTTCCTAAGTTTTTTAGAATTACAAAAACCCAGTTATTTAAAGCCCTCATTTTTAGGAAACGTTATGGTAGGAGGACGAAATTGCATTTTCAGTGTTGGAGGAACgtaaaattgaaaataacaacGCCAGATGGGctttggcctttctagtgttaaacaTTATCCATATAAATAACCACACTATTATGGTGTATCAACGGAAATAATTATGGTTTTatcatttttgcctttatttgatagttcagAAGAGATTGACAGGAAAGTGAGGGCAGACGGGGGACGACATGCACCAAAGGGCAAGGGTCAGATTCAACCCCCCCGGCGACATGTTTACCTGTTCCTCACTGTCATTGGTGGCTGGACTGTCGTGTGGAGGTGTGACTTGAATGGTCAACTTTTTATAAGAGTCGGCTCGGTTTGCTCAGCACATCAACTATCAACTTTCAACCATGAAGGTAAAGTTATTTCATTATGataatattactgtaacatAGTCATAAACTACTTTAGTTTGTTTAGTGGGCCTGAATAGAGACAGAAGTAGAAGTCTTCCCTCTGTTATAGCTGATGTTTCCTTTGTtcaaaaacactgaattattgttattattattattattattattattattattattattattattattattatagggttagagttggttagggttaggtgtaGGGTTAGGTTTAGCTTCTAGTacaaccactactactaatTTATTACAACATTATAAATGCTATTGTCTTTGTGGAaagttatatattatatagtagtaatagtagtagtaatagtagtaatagtattaatgttatttgtcttttttgtaaAGTATTGGTCTTTTTATGCAATCGCTGAATCAGAGTTTTTGCATTTGAATGATGTGAAAGCGAGTTTTACCAAAAGGATGTGAtgtctgttgtgttgttttaggTCTGAGAGCATCAAGAGCGTCTGTGTAGAAAGCTGGTAAGTTATTGGCTCCTAgatcaaaaatgttttgttgaatgGTTGATTCAACACAGCATCTCCAGAAAAAAGGGATGGTTATTctgaggtggtgtgtgtgtgtgtgtgtgtgtgtgtgtgtgtgtgtgtgtgtgtgtctgtatgaaaaCCTTCATTTACAGATTTTAACCTCATGACCTGAAATGTAAAGAGTAAAACTCTGCAaatgaaaggtttcattccaaaaccatataatttttcattttggaaaacaaacttctcgaaaaaaaaatcaatatttaaaaaacaacaacaacagagatcACGTCTTCTAAAATGGTACTATTTTCCTCCAGGAAAATTATCACTTCAATAATATTCAACagtaggggtgtaacgataCACGCTACAGGCTTCAGTTCATACAATGACGATATTTTTAACAAAGtttaaatggaaacaaattatgACTGTAGAAGATTCTTTCCTTATTGCTTGGacataaaatgtacaaaaaaaacaatattttcaactTGAAGTTTAACCTATTCCTACAGTTTCTTTTATaatggtttctttctttgttatatatttttcagtgcaaaaagcaaatgatagaatctgttgaataaaataaatcagcttTTAACAGCAGATGCTTgtctaaatgaaacaaattgtaaattaaaataaaatgtctaaaCAAGGATGTCCTCTTTACAATTAAGTGCAAATTGATGATCTAACATTCTCCAAACACCTTAGTTGGCCAGGCAGGCCACAAAACTTCaacttaaattaaaacaacaaatatgttcAGACACTGATTTTCTAACCTAGGAggacatgttttattttttttaagaaaattagcaTGTCAGCATTTTCAGGCAGCAGCTGAAACCTTTGACAGTTAgctacgtacacactgccagaatttggtagtgacgaccgaatttatgaatgagagtgaatttgcataTTTCTGGTtcacactggagcagagcggagtaaaaTTACCACTGTGTCtgtacgggtaacaggagtTACTGCACTCCTCCGACCTCGCGATggttgtaaataatgtctgtaaccatagtaacgtttacttcagaccaatatggcgtctaccattgcctgtgttttcagtttacacaccagtaacaccagtaaccagaggcgtcaatttatccataagatcttaataaaccgccactgacagcggcgtcatgttctttttttccaccaCATGGACTTGATACTTTCAACCGCAACATCTGGGCCGAGACCTCAGAACTGGaggaacaaccgcaatgttgaggaaacagacgatagaaaatttgagaatgtctcacaacacttaacctccgtctctttcaaaataacgatgataatgttacgtaacgtaacgagtgtATTTCGATTTCACCGCTTTCCGTTTTCCTGTTGCACGCTACACACCTGGCTCATCGGGTCTCGAGTGAACGTCGGTGAACGTCGGTGTCAATGACGTCATAACGCCAGTCAGGCAAACTAGGATCTAGGATCACTGTTTCCGCCCTCTGGCGTTTAaagtatgtaaatgaaaatgaaaacattttggtgGCGCAGCTAATTGATAAGCTTTACTTGATATCGCAAACCATTTTTCACCTCCGCGATGCCTATCGTCACGTTTTTGGATCGTGAAATTTAGTTCCACGATATATTGTTACACCCCTATTCAACAGGGATTTTTACGTCGGGAATTATTTCAAATGGTAGTTAtcgctgtcatgtgaaaacctcataactctgTGCAACGTTCATGCTTTGTTTGAAGGATTAcctgctcctctatgggttgagaaattTTTACAagcctttcaaaaccccattggataaaatctaaaatgcattgtcatcaagctaaaaacaagcctgtttttcttagctcctgaaaagttgacattttgattaTACAAGGTTTTCATTGTGACAATATgtcatttttgaatgaaactgtcacaaacatacacagcaCACGCTAGGTATATTGGGGGTTTGACTCCCTGTAACAGGAAGGAGAACACACTGATGGGCAGGTTGTTCCTGTTTCCACTGTCGCtcctacaatacaatacaacacaatactaCAACACATGTAGAACTGTCTCTGTTTCCACTGTAAGCTGTTGTATCAGCATTGCACTCTCCAAATAAAGTGGAACCaaaatgtttctctttctgtctgtctttcagatgcagtgtgtatctgtgctgACAGGCTTGTCTGTGACCAGCCAGCATGTTCAACACCATCCAGTCATGGAAAAACTCTTCGGCCAGTCAGCAGTATGAAGTGGACCCGGTGAAGGGACTCTACCGCTTCCTATCGGCCTTGCCCTGCTTAATCTTCCTCTACATCAACAGCATCATGCTGTTCACCTTGAGGAGCAAGCCGGTCTTCACTGAAACACCCCGCTACATCCTGCTGTACAACCTCCTCTTTGCAGACACAGTCCAGCTGGCACTGGGCCAATTACTTTACATCCTAGCAACGGCCAGGGTGTACCTGGTGCACTACGTctgtctcatcatcatcatggtgaCGGCACTCACCACTGACATCTCCCCCCTCAACCTTGCCGTCATGTCCCTGGAGCGCTATGTGGCGGTCTGCTTCCCGCTGAGGCATGCCAGCATTGTCACCATCAGCAGCACCATCACTGTGGTTGCTGCCATCTGGGCTGTTTGCTTGGTGAACATACTTCTCCGCCTCCTCATGCTGGTCTTCCTGGACGCCACGCCTTTCCACCGCTTCATGCAGGACTTCTGCGTCAAGGATGCCCTCTTCCACCTGAAGATTTTTCACGACTTTGAGAAGGGCTtcatgtgtgtggtgtttgtgtctgtaggCACGGTCATCGTGTGCTCGTACATCGGTGTGATCGTCACCGCCAGGTCGGCCTCGTCAGACAAAGCCTCGGCCAGCAAGGCTCGTAAGACGGTCCTGCTGCACCTGATCCAGCTGGGCCTGACTCTCGCATCCACACTGCATACCACCATCTTCACAGCCCTCCACGGAAGAGTCGACCGAGTCACCCTGGTACGCATCCACTAtgttctgttcctctgcctCATCAATTTACCCAGATGCCTCAGCTGCCTCATATACGGCCTGAGAGACCAAACCATCAGACCCATCCTCATATATCACCTCAGCTTCTGTATCAGATGTCCCATGATGTCTGTTGGATTGTTGAAAAAGCGCTGATTATTACAAACTTTCAAACTACTGGCCTCGTTACTGTATTTTTTCCGGTGCCTTTTCCCCAATTCCCCATCAAGGGGGATTCCTTCTGTTGCCGGGccatcattgtaaataagaGTTATTTCTTCTTTATTGACTAGggttaaatatataaattactATTACAAAATTatagaaaaaacatatttctctaaAGGGATCGACAAGGTTTCACATCATCACAAATAAAGACTTTCTTGTCCTTGTTCTTGTCTTT
Proteins encoded:
- the LOC139922495 gene encoding odorant receptor 131-2-like, with translation MFNTIQSWKNSSASQQYEVDPVKGLYRFLSALPCLIFLYINSIMLFTLRSKPVFTETPRYILLYNLLFADTVQLALGQLLYILATARVYLVHYVCLIIIMVTALTTDISPLNLAVMSLERYVAVCFPLRHASIVTISSTITVVAAIWAVCLVNILLRLLMLVFLDATPFHRFMQDFCVKDALFHLKIFHDFEKGFMCVVFVSVGTVIVCSYIGVIVTARSASSDKASASKARKTVLLHLIQLGLTLASTLHTTIFTALHGRVDRVTLVRIHYVLFLCLINLPRCLSCLIYGLRDQTIRPILIYHLSFCIRCPMMSLLEEQPRTLAGAYELVHRYETTWRVAKMVTQLMRVGARAATVRENANSRLSVLFKDQVSLFIPKTRSRVHTVSVAHTMVLESGHLQVLYAESSVGLTTSGPPVKQQPRKMAMEKTKQVTYLGNIISAQGIVIDPQKVQRVREFPTPQNVSEVCQFDVPEPSLNYSEQPQQKGIQRDLSDSLAGHIVQPLLACLQSESIKSV